The following is a genomic window from Chitinophaga caseinilytica.
AGATCGACAAGGAAACGAAGAAGCCGTTTTTCTTCAGGTTTGCGGGAGACAAGAGCAGGAAAAATCCCAACTATTTTCACCGGCTTTACACGAAGTCATGGAACACCATTACTTCTTTTGAAGTGGACGACCGGAGCCTTTTTCTCGCTTTCCGGGAGCTGAAAATTTCCATCTTCAAAGTGAAGGGTTCCGAAGGCATAGCATTCAGTCATCGCGTGGTAAACGATGTCAATGTCGAATTCCATAAGGAGTTCAAGGAACGGATTCAGGAAGTTGGGAACGATATCCGGAGCCAGTTGGGGCTATCTCCGATGAAGAAGAAAGACACCGGCGCCGCGTTGCCTCCACTCTCCGAGCAGGAGCTAAAGGATGTGGCGGTGACCAAAGATGAAAAGTCGGTGGAGAAAACGATCAAGGATTTCCTGGGCAGCATTTCAGCAAAGGATTACAAAACGGCCTGGGCGCAGTTGACGCCGACGTTTCAGCAAAGGGTCTGGGGCGGGGAATTTCCGAAGTTTGAAAGGGGATATGTGAATACAGCGGGCATACGGAAAGTGCATGTTTTCCACATCAATCCGGATACCAATAATTCTATCGATTGCCAGGTCCATTATGAAGACGAGATCGTGGTGTATTCCTGCAATGAACTCAATGCGATCGCATTGAGCACCGTGAGCGATATTGCAGAGTTTGTGCGCAATGTAAAAAAACTAAGGAACCGTGTTCTGAAATACGGTGGCAAGAATTTCGATAAGCTGGAGATTTACAAATTGCTGGAGCCGACGGCCGCCGAATACATTTGGTATAAGGCGGGGCTCGATATATCCAAGATCGGGGAGGTGTTCCATATCGACAGGGTTAAGTTCATGAAGCGGCTGATGTTTTTTACCGCCACGAAGGTGAAGGGCAAATGGCGGATAGAAAGTATCCGGGAAATGAAGACCTATTCTTTGCGATAGGATAGTGGCAGCCGCCTGACGCGATACCCTGGAAAAAGGGGCAATTCCCGCCAGCATAGCGAATAGGCAAGGTGGGCGTTGCGGATTTTTCGCCAAAGGGAACGAATATCAGGCCGATGCAGGCAAATATGGATCTGTTGAGGAAGTAGCGTTTGAACTGTCGGATTTTTACATATCGTTAATGCTTAAATCCGACAATCATGAAGAAAGTAGTATTTGCTTTTGCCTGCCTGATGATAGGCTCCGGTGCCATTGCCGCCGACTCCAAAACCACGCTGCCCGCTGAAAAGAAAGTGGTAGTTGCGGTGAAAACAAATAAGTCTGACATCAAGGTGTCCGCCAGCAAGCAGGAAGTAGGTAATTTCCGTATCCAGAAAGCTTTCCAGATGTGGGATGCCTGCGGCCAGATGATCACGGTTTGGGTTTCTGCCCCGAACGGCACCGCCTGGAACGAAATGTACAGCGTAGCGATCGATCACGTGATAGGCTGCCTGAATTCCAACGGTTGCTACCAGTAATCGGGAAATGTAAGTAAACGCTTGAAGGGCAATCCGGCGGATTGCCCTTTTTTGTTGTATAGCGCGATAAATTAATAGTAACGTAACACGTTATACGGCCCTGTCCTGAAATCTATCCGATATTTTTGCCCGGACAAATGGCATTCACCGGTGGAATCAAATAGCAACGGACCATCACTACCAGGAACCACGCTCCCGCAGGAGTGCGCCATTACGTTCGACGAGGTCTACGCGCAATACTGGAAGCCCTTGCTGCGTACCGCTTACAGGATCCTGCAAGATGAACCGGCTGCCGAAGACGTTGTGCAGGATACATTCATCAAACTCTGGGAGCATTGGGATATGCCCCATATCAATATCAAAGGCTGGCTATTCACCACATCCTATCACCTCGTCCTCAAAAAACTGAAACAGCTGCAATCCGTTGAACGGATGGAGCTGGCCAGTTTTTCCGAGCCCTTGCCCGCGGGGCCGACGAATCCATCGAGGCAAATCAGCTGCAGCTGGCCGTAGAAGCCTGTGTCGACGATCTTCCCGAACAATGCCGCCGGGTTTACACCATGAGCCGGCACGATAAACTATCCATCAAGCACATCGCCCTGGAGCTGGGCATTTCCCCGAAAACCGTGGAATACCACATTTCCACCGCGCTCAGGCGCATCCGCCAGCGTATCAGCGGCGCAATGCTGCTGCTGATTTATCTTTTTCTGTAATCGTTTCCCAGTCATTTCAGAACTACCGGTTGCTTGCCTGTAGCTGGTTTTAGCTGCGCGCGGTTGATTCCCGTCCCATTTATTTCAAAAAAATCTCCCACCGGCCCAGGGATACCACCTCTTTCCGGATTGTATATATAGCGGGCGTCCCATTGCCTGAAAAAATGGAAAGATGGACAACGATATATTTAAGAAACTAATACAGAAACAAAAGGACGGGCTGCCGTTAAGCCCGGAAGAAGATGCATTGCTGCGGCAATGGTACGATCAGTTGCTCGAAGAGGCGTTGCTGGAAACGGACGATCATATCCCGGAGGAACAAGGCCGCGAACTGCGCCGCCGGATCGATCTGGCCATCGCGGAACGGACAACAAAGCGCTTCCAAATAAGGGATCTCCGTCGCATCGCTGCCATCCTTTTGGTGGGAGTAACCCTGTTGGCTGGCGCTTTTTGGTTCTGGCCGCGTAAAGTGGTAAATGATGTGCAGGCCGATATCATGGCCGGCGTCAACAAGGCGAGCCTCACGCTGGCAGACGGGTCCGTCATTGCGCTGGACGATATGCACGACGGCCCGGTTGCCGTTCAGCATGGCGTTCGTGTCGAGAAGGAATCGGATGGAAATATCCGGTATCATGACAAAGGAACGCAGGAAGCAGCGCTTCCTGCCACCAATACCATCACAACCCCCAAGGGCGGTCAGTACCGCATCACCCTGCCCGATGGGTCGGTGGCCAGGCTCAACGCAGCATCTTCCCTCAGTTACCCTGTTCGCTTCTCCGGCAGGGAACGCCGCGTGAAAATGACGGGCGAAGTGTATTTCGAGATCAGCAAGCAACCGATGCCCGGCGGCGCCGGTAACATGCCGTTTTTCGTGGAATCTCCCGGCCAGGAAGTGCAGGTATTGGGCACGCATTTCAACATCAACGCTTATAGCGATGAGCCCGCCGTCAAAACAACACTGGTGGAGGGAAGCGTAAAAGTCACAACCGGCGATGGCACGTCCGCATTGCTGAAACCCGGCCAGCAAACCGTGTTGACGAATCATCTGATCGTACAACCAGCCGATATTGCCCAGCAACTGGCCTGGACAAACGGCGATTTCGTATTCCGCGGAGAAACCCTGGAAGGTGTGCTCCGGCAGGTGGGGCGCTGGTACGATGTATCGGTGGAGTATCCGCCGCATATCGGCCAGCTGCGCTTCAGCGGGATGATATCCCGGTCGCAGCCGCTTTCCGCCATCGTTAAAATGATCCAATCCACGAAAAAAGCAACGGTAACTATAAAAGAAAGGAGGTTGATCGTGACTGATTAATACACAACTACAAACCGTCAAGCCAAAATAATAGCCAAAGGTGGTGGAACACCTCTGGCCGGATCGTTAAAGCTTATCGGAGACATTGCGACAACAATAATCATCAACAGCGTTTAACATTAACAAAAGTATGAATTTTTATCAATGCATGCGTGTTATGAAAATCACCATGTTCCTCTTCACTTGCCTGTTATTGCAGGTACATGCGAGCTCCTATGCCCAGCGCGTCAGCATCAACCGGCAGCATGCCCCGATACACACGGTACTGGAGGATATCAGGAAACAGGCACAATATGATTTTTTCTATGATACCGACCTGTTCAGCCACGCGAAACCGGTCAGCATCCGGATTTCCGATGCAACCGTGGCACAGGTGCTCGATGTTGTATTCAAAAACCTGCCCTATACCTATACGATCGATAATAAATGGGTGGTCATATCCGCTGCAGCAACTAAAATGAACGTTGCTCCGGAAACGCCCCGCCAGCAACCCGGCCGCATCGCCGGGAAAATCCTCGACGACCGCGGCGCACCGCTTCCCGGCGCCAGCGTCAGGATCATACAAACGGGCCAGGCCGCGCTGAGCGGCGTAGACGGCAGTTACAATTTTAACGTCGTTCCGGGAAGTTACACCGTAGAAGTCCGCTACATTTCTTTCCAGACGCGGCAAATCACCCAGGTAGACGTAAAGGCCGGGCAACTGACGGGCCTCAACATCGCCCTGAAAACAGCCAGCAGCACGCTGTCGCAGGTAGTGGTGACCGGCACCTTCAAAAAAGAAAGCGTGGCCGGTCTGTACGCCGCGCAGAAAAATGCAGCTTCGGTAACGGACGGCATCTCCGCGGAGCAGATCTCCCGTTCGCCAGACAATGACATGGGCCAGGTGCTGAAGCGCGTGACGGGTTTAACGACCGTCAATAATCGAAATGTGATCGTACGCGGCATGTCTGACCGCTACAACCAGGCGATGCTCGATGGCGTGGTAGTGCCAAGCACTTCCCAGAACCGGCGCGACTTTTCCTTCGACATCATCCCGACGGAAATGGTCAGCGCCGTCGTGGTCAACAAAACCGCAACACCGGACGTTTCCGCTGAATTTTCCGGCGGACAGGTTTCCGTGAACACCATCGACATCCCCGAAAAGAATTTCACTTCCATTCAATACGGCACCGGAGGTAACTCGCAAACGATCGGGAAGGACTTTCACCGGTTGGGCAAACGGAACACCGGCGAGTACTTCGGTATTAATAACAGTTCCGCGAAAATGCCGGACGGGATGAAAACCTGGATCTGGGACAACCGCGCCATGCAGCTCGACGCGCCTCCGGGCTACAACCTGACAGATCCGGAATTGAACAACGTACCGCTCAACACCATCGAATACGGGAAAGACGTCAAATACAATGACCTGGACGCCATCGCCCAATCCAGGAAGCTGAACAACGATGCGCTGAAACCTTATACTTACAAGGGGCAACCCAATCAGAACATGCGTTTGTCGCTCGGGCGGGTATACGAACTGGGGAAGGAAAGCCGCTTCGGTTTCGCCGTTTCCGCAAACGTGCGGAACGAACAGCAGATCGTGATTTTCAATAACACACGGTTATCGACAAAGGGCAATTACATGGACAGCACCGGGCTGGGCGACAATGGCGCCGGTACATCTTACCGGTTCAACAGCAACATGGGATTGGCTGCGAACATGGGCTGGCAGGGCAAGGCGTTCAAGATCGCCCTGAAGAATATCTACGCCCGCACCTACAGCGATAACTTCAATGAATCCATCCGCAAGGCCCACGACGATTCTCACCCCGTCGCCAACAAGCTGCTTTATCAGTTGCCGGAAACCATGTCGCTGCAGCAACATCAGTTAACGGGCAGCTGGCAATTGCCCTGGAAGATCAGGGCGGAAGGGATGTTTACCGTCAACCGGATCCGGCAACAGATAATGGACGAACGGAAGCTGTCTTACCAGTTAACGACCGTCTTCGCCGGCAAACCGTATTTCCAAAACCCGTCCCTGATGACCAACAGCATGGCTTCGGTGGGCGGGAGCATCAAGGATTGGCGGATGTGGACGTCGATTAACGAAACGGATTATAACTGGAGCGCCGCCATTTCCCGCAAATTCGGCGCAGACAAAAAGGTGTCTACCCTCATGAAATTCGGATACCAGGCCTGGTCGAAAAAGCGGTCGCTGGATGTGTTCAAATTCATCCCCTGGACGCGTTCCTGGGCCGAAGGTACCACCAACCAGCTGCCGCCCGCCATTGAAATCAGCTACGATCAGCTATTCTCGCCCGGGAATATCGGGAACGGGAACGGACAGGCCTACTATTACGCGGATGCCTTGGGTGGACGGTTCTACGACGGTAAGATGGGCGCGCATGCGCTTTACCTGATGGCCGACCAAAAGCTTTGGGACCGGCTGCGGTTGGTGTATGGCGTGCGTGCGGAGTATTTCGATCTCAATTCCAGTGCAGGAAGCGCTGTATCAAAGGGCTTACCGGAAACAGGAAATCGACCCGGATGCGGAATTGCGGCACCGGTTCGGGGTGAAGGAAAACAGCTGGCGCTTTCTTCCGTCCATCAACGCCACCTACAGCCTGACGCCCGATCTGAACCTCCGGGGAAGCTATTCGAAAACCGTCATCCGGCCGGATTTCAGGGAGATTGGCATGTTCGGGATGTATGATTTCGAGATCGATGGATATGTGTACGGGGAGCACGTGCAATCTACCCTTATCGATAACATGGACGTGAGGGTGGAATGGTATCCGTCGCCCGGGGAGATCGTTTCCATCACCGGATTCTATAAAAAACTCGACAAGCCCATCGAACTGATCCATTCGGAAGCGTCCAACTACACTTTCGCCAATATGGAAAATGCGAAGAATTATGGGCTGGAAATGGAAATCCGGAAGAACTTCTCCTTTCTGTCTGGCAAAGATTGGTTGAAGCAGCTGTTTGTGTATGTGAATGGCACTGTGCTCAAATCCGAGGTGAATGTGCTGAGCCACTGGCAATGGATCAACAACCCGGTAACGCAAAAGGCGGAACGGGTACAGGTCCGCTATCCTAACCAGGACAGGCCTTTGATCGGGCAGTCGCCATGGTTGCTGAACCTGGGTGCCGGCTATTGGGGGGATGATTTCGGGGCCACCGTCAACTACAATCACCGCGGGTACCGGACCAACCTGGCCAACGTGAACATGGCGCGGGTGGAATATGAACTGGCGCCCAGGCTGCTGGATGCGCAGCTGTATGCACGTTTTTTCAAACGGAAACTGGAAGTCAAACTTAACCTGTCGAACCTACTGGACGATTATACACGGTTCTATATGAACATTCACGACTACACGCAAGACGATACAAAGTTTTCCGTGTTGAAGGAAGGCCGCAGTATCAGGTATCGCAAGGAAGACGGGGACATTATCACGTATAAAAGAAAGGACGGGCGCAGGTTCAGCCTGAGTTTTTCCTACAGTTTTTAATTCAAGACTATAAAAAGGATCAACAATGAAATGCCAGATAAACACAATAATAGTCGCAATCCTGTTTTCTGCCGGATTGTTTGCCTGCGGGAAGGGGAGCCGGCGGCGCCATTCACGGAGTTTACGGAAGTGTATTTTGATGCGGATAAAACGGCCTTGAGGATATTATTGGCGGCCCGGTACAATGGGCATCCGGTGGAGTGGGATATTCTCGCAAAAAAGATAAAGGTCGTAACCGGCGAGGGGAAATTCGAGTTTTACGATACCCGCAACGGGAAGGTGGTAGCGGAAAAGGTAGTGGATGTGAAAGCCGGCGCCAAACAAAAGTTTACATTGTTCCAGCCAACGATGGACGCGCCCGTCAGTTTTATTGATCCCGATGCGCAGAAAAACGAGCCGCCCGCGCCCGCCGGTCAGATCAAGGTGAAAGTGGCGAACTACGCGCAAGACCTTGTTCCCTTTAAGAAGTTGGATCTGCGGGTTTACATCAGTTATTTCGACGCTGATTTTAACGAAGTGATGACGGAGGTCGGGATGATCAAAGATGTGCAGGATGCGGTTGATAAAGCGGCATATCAACTGTTGCCGAATGGTTTGCCAAATCCCGCGCCTGAATACGGCTACCAGTATGTGTTCGCGTTCCTGGACGGGGAAACCGGCGAGCCTTTGCGCAATCATGGCGGTACGGGGTATTCCAACCTGGCATTTTCGCCGCAGGGGATCGATCCTTTGCCCCTCAATAATGTGTTCACGCTTTATATGGTTTCCAATAAGACCTGGGGCGAGGCGCCTCCGTTCATTAAGAAAGGGGAAGATTTTTATGAAGTCTTGACGACGGTGCTTTTTGCGAATTAGGATAGGAGAGTTGTGCGGTTAAGCCACCGGCCGGTGATTTTTTGGGGATTGCCGGCTGGTGGTTTTGCCATTGCCTTCATGTAGCTGGAGCGGAATTATGCATGAGGAACGGAGGTTTTTCTTCAGGCATCTTGATGTCTGCTTTGGCCATCTTTTCGATATTGCCTTTTAAAATTCTACAAGCGATAATATATAAGTTTTAGACATGCAAACCTGTTGCTCATGCTAACTATGCACTTATAGATGGGGAAGCAATTTTGCTCCAATTGTCAGGGATGGATAAGAGAGGGATTTCAGTTCTAAAAGTTGAAGCGTTCACTTCATTCATTTCCCAGAAAAGAAAAAAGACAAACCAGTATTAAACCGATTTGTCTTTTTCTTCAGGTGCCCAGAACTGGATTCGAACCAGCACACCGTTGCCGGCGCTGCGACCTGAACACAGTGCGTCTACCAATTTCGCCATCTGGGCATCGTTAGTCCGTGTTAGGGAGTGCAAATGTACGCACTTTCTAATTATTTCCAAATTCTGGCAAGAAAAAATTTGATAGAAAATGAAAAAGCCGCGACCAGCGCGGCTTTTCAAATGGTATTATACTGTCGTTACACCGCAACGTTGAATTCGCGCAGGGTATCGTTCAGGCTCGTTTTGAGGTCGGTGCTCGCTTTACGCTGACCGATGATCAGTGCACAGGGCACCTGGAACTCGCCGGCAGGGAACTTCTTGGTGTAGCTGCC
Proteins encoded in this region:
- a CDS encoding RNA polymerase sigma factor, producing MESNSNGPSLPGTTLPQECAITFDEVYAQYWKPLLRTAYRILQDEPAAEDVVQDTFIKLWEHWDMPHINIKGWLFTTSYHLVLKKLKQLQSVERMELASFSEPLPAGPTNPSRQISCSWP
- a CDS encoding sigma factor-like helix-turn-helix DNA-binding protein, with the protein product MSRHDKLSIKHIALELGISPKTVEYHISTALRRIRQRISGAMLLLIYLFL
- a CDS encoding FecR family protein codes for the protein MDNDIFKKLIQKQKDGLPLSPEEDALLRQWYDQLLEEALLETDDHIPEEQGRELRRRIDLAIAERTTKRFQIRDLRRIAAILLVGVTLLAGAFWFWPRKVVNDVQADIMAGVNKASLTLADGSVIALDDMHDGPVAVQHGVRVEKESDGNIRYHDKGTQEAALPATNTITTPKGGQYRITLPDGSVARLNAASSLSYPVRFSGRERRVKMTGEVYFEISKQPMPGGAGNMPFFVESPGQEVQVLGTHFNINAYSDEPAVKTTLVEGSVKVTTGDGTSALLKPGQQTVLTNHLIVQPADIAQQLAWTNGDFVFRGETLEGVLRQVGRWYDVSVEYPPHIGQLRFSGMISRSQPLSAIVKMIQSTKKATVTIKERRLIVTD
- a CDS encoding carboxypeptidase regulatory-like domain-containing protein encodes the protein MKITMFLFTCLLLQVHASSYAQRVSINRQHAPIHTVLEDIRKQAQYDFFYDTDLFSHAKPVSIRISDATVAQVLDVVFKNLPYTYTIDNKWVVISAAATKMNVAPETPRQQPGRIAGKILDDRGAPLPGASVRIIQTGQAALSGVDGSYNFNVVPGSYTVEVRYISFQTRQITQVDVKAGQLTGLNIALKTASSTLSQVVVTGTFKKESVAGLYAAQKNAASVTDGISAEQISRSPDNDMGQVLKRVTGLTTVNNRNVIVRGMSDRYNQAMLDGVVVPSTSQNRRDFSFDIIPTEMVSAVVVNKTATPDVSAEFSGGQVSVNTIDIPEKNFTSIQYGTGGNSQTIGKDFHRLGKRNTGEYFGINNSSAKMPDGMKTWIWDNRAMQLDAPPGYNLTDPELNNVPLNTIEYGKDVKYNDLDAIAQSRKLNNDALKPYTYKGQPNQNMRLSLGRVYELGKESRFGFAVSANVRNEQQIVIFNNTRLSTKGNYMDSTGLGDNGAGTSYRFNSNMGLAANMGWQGKAFKIALKNIYARTYSDNFNESIRKAHDDSHPVANKLLYQLPETMSLQQHQLTGSWQLPWKIRAEGMFTVNRIRQQIMDERKLSYQLTTVFAGKPYFQNPSLMTNSMASVGGSIKDWRMWTSINETDYNWSAAISRKFGADKKVSTLMKFGYQAWSKKRSLDVFKFIPWTRSWAEGTTNQLPPAIEISYDQLFSPGNIGNGNGQAYYYADALGGRFYDGKMGAHALYLMADQKLWDRLRLVYGVRAEYFDLNSSAGSAVSKGLPETGNRPGCGIAAPVRGEGKQLALSSVHQRHLQPDARSEPPGKLFENRHPAGFQGDWHVRDV
- a CDS encoding TonB-dependent receptor domain-containing protein; protein product: MTPDLNLRGSYSKTVIRPDFREIGMFGMYDFEIDGYVYGEHVQSTLIDNMDVRVEWYPSPGEIVSITGFYKKLDKPIELIHSEASNYTFANMENAKNYGLEMEIRKNFSFLSGKDWLKQLFVYVNGTVLKSEVNVLSHWQWINNPVTQKAERVQVRYPNQDRPLIGQSPWLLNLGAGYWGDDFGATVNYNHRGYRTNLANVNMARVEYELAPRLLDAQLYARFFKRKLEVKLNLSNLLDDYTRFYMNIHDYTQDDTKFSVLKEGRSIRYRKEDGDIITYKRKDGRRFSLSFSYSF